The following coding sequences are from one Thunnus maccoyii chromosome 17, fThuMac1.1, whole genome shotgun sequence window:
- the eif2b2 gene encoding translation initiation factor eIF-2B subunit beta, which produces MPGSDKETDLTERIEAFLSDLKRGGSGTGPLRGSAETARETTALLRRITAQARWSSAGDLMEIIRKEGRRMTAAQPSETTVGNMIRRVLKIIREEYARSRGSSEETDQQESLHKLLTSGGLSEDNFRLHFAPLKANVIEAINELLTELEGTTDNIAMQALEHIHSNEVIMTIGRSRTVEAFLKDAARKRKFHVIVAECAPFCQGHEMATSLSEAGIETTVIADAAIFAVMSRVNKVIIGTQTVLANGGLRAVNGTHTLALAAKHHSTPLIVCAPMFKLSPQFPNEEDTFHKFVSPHEVLPFTEGEILSKVNVHCPVFDYVPPELITLFISNIGGHAPSYIYRLMSELYHPEDHEL; this is translated from the exons atgcCGGGCTCGGATAAAGAAACGGACCTGACGGAGAGGATAGAAGCGTTTCTGTCCGACCTGAAGCGAGGAGGCAGCGGGACGGGACCGCTGCGGGGCTCGGCGGAGACAGCCCGAGAAACGACCGCCCTGCTCCGCAGAATCACAGCCCAGGCTCGATGGAGCAGCGCAG GTGATCTGATGGAAATCATCCggaaagaggggaggaggatgaCTGCCGCTCAGCCCTCAGAGACCACTGTTGGTAACATGATCAGGCGAGTGCTGAAGATCATCAGAGAGGAGTATGCCAG ATCTCGAGGAAGCAGCGAAGAGACGGATCAGCAGGAATCTCTGCACAAGCTGCTGACCTCAGGAGGACTCAGCGAAGACAACTTCCGACTGCATTTTGCTCCTCTTAAAGCCAACGTCATTGAGGCCATCAATGAGCTGTTGACAGAGCTGG agggaacaactgacaacattgcAATGCAGGCCCTGGAGCACATCCACTCTAATGAGGTCATCATGACGATTGGTCGTTCTCGCACCGTGGAGGCCTTCCTCAAAGACGCTGCTCGCAAACGCAAGTTCCATGTCATCGTAGCAGAGTGCGCCCCCTTCTGCCAG GGGCACGAAATGGCAACCAGTCTCTCAGAAGCTGGCATAGAAACAACTGTGATTGCAGACGCCGCCATATTTGCAGTCATGTCTCGCGTTAATAAG GTCATCATCGGTACGCAGACAGTTCTTGCGAATGGAGGACTGAGGGCCGTCAACGGGACACACACTCTAGCCCTCGCAGCCAAGCACCACTCGACGCCTCTCATTGTTTGTGCTCCCATGTTCAAGCTCTCACCTCAG tTTCCAAATGAAGAAGACACCTTCCATAAGTTTGTCTCTCCACATGAGGTGCTTCCTTTCACTGAAG GTGAGATTCTCTCCAAGGTGAACGTGCACTGTCCGGTGTTTGACTACGTCCCACCTGAGCTCATCACACTGTTCATCTCTAACATCGGAGGACATGCACCGTCATACATCTACCGACTGATGAGCGAACTCTACCACCCGGAAGATCATGAACTTTAA
- the zc3h14 gene encoding zinc finger CCCH domain-containing protein 14 isoform X2, with product MEIGTEISKKIRAAIKGKLQELGAYIDEELPDYIMVMVANKKTSQQMADDLSLFLGNNTIKFTAWLQGVLEKLRSVAVEPASLRHQLQSDSSTVMGKTPSSVSEDSREESKVLTVSSSRSDRTEARVSSSAHESRRGPIEKSSSRLTSTVKPLMEPLPSEAIIDIKPEMDDDLIAEDPVEISTNPGRSRGAASRPTAEIYRPCQSRFTSVSSADTCQPTEGSSHTRQQDSRSSRTSRSGSSKQEEFSRKRKAPVASSVVRVNRAADEDSDDVEEDDTSYGGRGLSSRVSLPSKPERKPSLPPAKQANRNLILKAISEAQDSITKTTAYPTIPQRQTVPVAPRTRLASNEEMTAAIQLVQEHLHSLAPRVRTYTSAEIPPSRSLAPARSLASRLQLDLAESNDGREQSDYGVEVAANNESKTFDTRSFIMSRPQLEEPQIRSQQRLQAKEEVLPALPRTIQASKERVDSGSPKFIVTLDGVPSPLGNFAECDMELDDVRPPTKVTEATVHVNRESKVSVLHRLQGGVTSLEEDVMDVDMAEDDGAPLKKQKVMERCKFWPVCKSGDECLYHHPTTQCKTFPSCKFGDKCLFVHPNCKYDARCTKPECPFTHVSRRGPAAPPPRPAQPMQTTSVCRFFPACKKMDCPFYHPKPCRFAGLCKRAGCTFYHPNTAVPPRHALKWTKTNSS from the exons ATGGAAATCGGGACGGAGATCAGCAAGAAAATCAGA GCTGCTATCAAGGGCAAGCTTCAGGAGCTCGGTGCCTATATCG ATGAGGAGCTTCCTGACTACATCATGGTGATGGTGGCGAACAAGAAAACCTCTCAACAGATGGCTGACGACCTCTCCCTTTTCCTTGGAAACAACACTATCAAGTTTACAGCCTG GCTGCAGGGCGTCCTGGAGAAGTTAAGATCTGTTGCAGTTG AGCCTGCATCTCTCAGACACCAGCTGCAGTCTGACAGTAGTACTGTGATGGGGAAGACTCCATCGTCAGTCAGTGAAGACAGCAGAGAAGAGTCAAAGGTGTTGACAGTGTCCAGCTCACGCTCTGATAGGACTGAAGCACGTGTGTCTAGTTCCGCTCATGAAAGCAG GAGGGGGCCTATAGAGAAGAGTTCCTCTCGCCTTACCTCCACAGTTAAGCCCCTCATGGAGCCACTCCCCTCAGAGGCCATTATCGACATCAAACCAGAGATGGACGACGACCTCATCGCTGAGGACCCTGTAGAAATCAGCACCAACCCGGGACGATCGCGCGGGGCAGCTAGTAGACCAACAGCTGAAATCTACAGACCGTGTCAGAGCAGGTTTACATCGGTAAGCTCTGCAGACACGTGTCAGCCCACAGAAGGATCTTCTCACACCAGGCAACAGgacagcagaagcagcagaacCTCTAGAAGTGGATCCAGTAAG CAGGAGGAGTTTTCACGTAAACGTAAAGCACCAGTTGCGAGTTCAGTGGTGCGAGTGAACCGGGCGGCAGATGAGGACAGTGATGACGTTGAGGAGGACGATACAAGCTATGGAGGAAGAGGCCTGTCCAGCAGAGTGTCGCTTCCCTCCAAACCAGAACGCAA aCCTTCTCTCCCACCAGCCAAGCAAGCTAACAGGAATCTGATACTGAAGGCCATCTCTGAGGCCCAGGACTCAATCACCAAAACTACAGCCTACCCGACAA TACCACAGAGGCAGACTGTTCCTGTTGCGCCTCGTACTCGCTTAGCCAGCAATGAGGAGATGACTGCAGCCATCCAGCTGGTCCAAGAACACCTCCACAGCCTGGCCCCCAGGGTGCGGACCTACACCTCTGCAGAGATACCTCCATCCAGATCTCTTG CTCCAGCCAGATCTTTAGCTTCACGTCTTCAGTTGGACTTAGCAGAGAGCAATGATGGACGAGAACAGAGCGACTACG GTGTGGAGGTTGCTGCGAACAACGAGTCAAAGACATTCGATACCCGCTCCTTCATAATGAGTCGGCCACAACTGGAAGAACCTCAAATCAGAAGCCAGCAGCGTCTTCAAGCCAAAGAGGAAGTCCTGCCTGCTTTACCACGCACCATCCAGGCCAG TAAGGAGAGAGTCGACTCTGGCAGCCCCAAGTTCATCGTGACATTAGACGGGGTACCGAGCCCGCTGGGGAACTTTGCAGAATGTGACATGGAGCTGGATGACGTGAGACCACCCACAAAGGTCACTGAGGCAACTGTTCATGTCAACAGGGAGTCTAAAGTTAGCGTCCTTCACAGACTACAAGGCGGAGTTACATCACTAGAAG AGGATGTGATGGATGTAGACATGGCAGAGGATGATGGCGCCCCGTTGAAGAAACAGAAAGTGATGGAGCGCTGCAAGTTCTGGCCAGTGTGTAAGAGTGGAGATGAGTGTCTGTACCATCACCCGACGACACAGTGCAA GACTTTTCCCAGCTGCAAGTTTGGGGATAAATGCCTTTTCGTCCATCCCAACTGTAAATATGACGCCAGGTGTACCAAACCAGAGTGTCCCTTCACTCATGTCAGCCGCAGAGGCCCAGCGGCTCCTCCGCCCCGGCCAG cGCAACCAATGCAAACCACTAGTGTGTGTCGCTTCTTCCCGGCGTGTAAGAAGATGGATTGTCCGTTTTATCATCCAAAG CCTTGTCGCTTTGCGGGCCTCTGTAAACGAGCTGGATGCACCTTTTACCACCCAAACACAGCTGTGCCTCCGAGACACGCTCTGAAATGGACAAAGACAAATAGCAG CTAA
- the zc3h14 gene encoding zinc finger CCCH domain-containing protein 14 isoform X1 — MEIGTEISKKIRAAIKGKLQELGAYIDEELPDYIMVMVANKKTSQQMADDLSLFLGNNTIKFTAWLQGVLEKLRSVAVEPASLRHQLQSDSSTVMGKTPSSVSEDSREESKVLTVSSSRSDRTEARVSSSAHESRRGPIEKSSSRLTSTVKPLMEPLPSEAIIDIKPEMDDDLIAEDPVEISTNPGRSRGAASRPTAEIYRPCQSRFTSVSSADTCQPTEGSSHTRQQDSRSSRTSRSGSSKQEEFSRKRKAPVASSVVRVNRAADEDSDDVEEDDTSYGGRGLSSRVSLPSKPERKPSLPPAKQANRNLILKAISEAQDSITKTTAYPTIPQRQTVPVAPRTRLASNEEMTAAIQLVQEHLHSLAPRVRTYTSAEIPPSRSLAPARSLASRLQLDLAESNDGREQSDYGVEVAANNESKTFDTRSFIMSRPQLEEPQIRSQQRLQAKEEVLPALPRTIQASKERVDSGSPKFIVTLDGVPSPLGNFAECDMELDDVRPPTKVTEATVHVNRESKVSVLHRLQGGVTSLEEDVMDVDMAEDDGAPLKKQKVMERCKFWPVCKSGDECLYHHPTTQCKTFPSCKFGDKCLFVHPNCKYDARCTKPECPFTHVSRRGPAAPPPRPAAQPMQTTSVCRFFPACKKMDCPFYHPKPCRFAGLCKRAGCTFYHPNTAVPPRHALKWTKTNSS, encoded by the exons ATGGAAATCGGGACGGAGATCAGCAAGAAAATCAGA GCTGCTATCAAGGGCAAGCTTCAGGAGCTCGGTGCCTATATCG ATGAGGAGCTTCCTGACTACATCATGGTGATGGTGGCGAACAAGAAAACCTCTCAACAGATGGCTGACGACCTCTCCCTTTTCCTTGGAAACAACACTATCAAGTTTACAGCCTG GCTGCAGGGCGTCCTGGAGAAGTTAAGATCTGTTGCAGTTG AGCCTGCATCTCTCAGACACCAGCTGCAGTCTGACAGTAGTACTGTGATGGGGAAGACTCCATCGTCAGTCAGTGAAGACAGCAGAGAAGAGTCAAAGGTGTTGACAGTGTCCAGCTCACGCTCTGATAGGACTGAAGCACGTGTGTCTAGTTCCGCTCATGAAAGCAG GAGGGGGCCTATAGAGAAGAGTTCCTCTCGCCTTACCTCCACAGTTAAGCCCCTCATGGAGCCACTCCCCTCAGAGGCCATTATCGACATCAAACCAGAGATGGACGACGACCTCATCGCTGAGGACCCTGTAGAAATCAGCACCAACCCGGGACGATCGCGCGGGGCAGCTAGTAGACCAACAGCTGAAATCTACAGACCGTGTCAGAGCAGGTTTACATCGGTAAGCTCTGCAGACACGTGTCAGCCCACAGAAGGATCTTCTCACACCAGGCAACAGgacagcagaagcagcagaacCTCTAGAAGTGGATCCAGTAAG CAGGAGGAGTTTTCACGTAAACGTAAAGCACCAGTTGCGAGTTCAGTGGTGCGAGTGAACCGGGCGGCAGATGAGGACAGTGATGACGTTGAGGAGGACGATACAAGCTATGGAGGAAGAGGCCTGTCCAGCAGAGTGTCGCTTCCCTCCAAACCAGAACGCAA aCCTTCTCTCCCACCAGCCAAGCAAGCTAACAGGAATCTGATACTGAAGGCCATCTCTGAGGCCCAGGACTCAATCACCAAAACTACAGCCTACCCGACAA TACCACAGAGGCAGACTGTTCCTGTTGCGCCTCGTACTCGCTTAGCCAGCAATGAGGAGATGACTGCAGCCATCCAGCTGGTCCAAGAACACCTCCACAGCCTGGCCCCCAGGGTGCGGACCTACACCTCTGCAGAGATACCTCCATCCAGATCTCTTG CTCCAGCCAGATCTTTAGCTTCACGTCTTCAGTTGGACTTAGCAGAGAGCAATGATGGACGAGAACAGAGCGACTACG GTGTGGAGGTTGCTGCGAACAACGAGTCAAAGACATTCGATACCCGCTCCTTCATAATGAGTCGGCCACAACTGGAAGAACCTCAAATCAGAAGCCAGCAGCGTCTTCAAGCCAAAGAGGAAGTCCTGCCTGCTTTACCACGCACCATCCAGGCCAG TAAGGAGAGAGTCGACTCTGGCAGCCCCAAGTTCATCGTGACATTAGACGGGGTACCGAGCCCGCTGGGGAACTTTGCAGAATGTGACATGGAGCTGGATGACGTGAGACCACCCACAAAGGTCACTGAGGCAACTGTTCATGTCAACAGGGAGTCTAAAGTTAGCGTCCTTCACAGACTACAAGGCGGAGTTACATCACTAGAAG AGGATGTGATGGATGTAGACATGGCAGAGGATGATGGCGCCCCGTTGAAGAAACAGAAAGTGATGGAGCGCTGCAAGTTCTGGCCAGTGTGTAAGAGTGGAGATGAGTGTCTGTACCATCACCCGACGACACAGTGCAA GACTTTTCCCAGCTGCAAGTTTGGGGATAAATGCCTTTTCGTCCATCCCAACTGTAAATATGACGCCAGGTGTACCAAACCAGAGTGTCCCTTCACTCATGTCAGCCGCAGAGGCCCAGCGGCTCCTCCGCCCCGGCCAG cagcGCAACCAATGCAAACCACTAGTGTGTGTCGCTTCTTCCCGGCGTGTAAGAAGATGGATTGTCCGTTTTATCATCCAAAG CCTTGTCGCTTTGCGGGCCTCTGTAAACGAGCTGGATGCACCTTTTACCACCCAAACACAGCTGTGCCTCCGAGACACGCTCTGAAATGGACAAAGACAAATAGCAG CTAA
- the zc3h14 gene encoding zinc finger CCCH domain-containing protein 14 isoform X3 — MEIGTEISKKIRAAIKGKLQELGAYIDEELPDYIMVMVANKKTSQQMADDLSLFLGNNTIKFTAWLQGVLEKLRSVAVEPASLRHQLQSDSSTVMGKTPSSVSEDSREESKVLTVSSSRSDRTEARVSSSAHESRRGPIEKSSSRLTSTVKPLMEPLPSEAIIDIKPEMDDDLIAEDPVEISTNPGRSRGAASRPTAEIYRPCQSRFTSVSSADTCQPTEGSSHTRQQDSRSSRTSRSGSSKEEFSRKRKAPVASSVVRVNRAADEDSDDVEEDDTSYGGRGLSSRVSLPSKPERKPSLPPAKQANRNLILKAISEAQDSITKTTAYPTIPQRQTVPVAPRTRLASNEEMTAAIQLVQEHLHSLAPRVRTYTSAEIPPSRSLAPARSLASRLQLDLAESNDGREQSDYGVEVAANNESKTFDTRSFIMSRPQLEEPQIRSQQRLQAKEEVLPALPRTIQASKERVDSGSPKFIVTLDGVPSPLGNFAECDMELDDVRPPTKVTEATVHVNRESKVSVLHRLQGGVTSLEEDVMDVDMAEDDGAPLKKQKVMERCKFWPVCKSGDECLYHHPTTQCKTFPSCKFGDKCLFVHPNCKYDARCTKPECPFTHVSRRGPAAPPPRPAAQPMQTTSVCRFFPACKKMDCPFYHPKPCRFAGLCKRAGCTFYHPNTAVPPRHALKWTKTNSS, encoded by the exons ATGGAAATCGGGACGGAGATCAGCAAGAAAATCAGA GCTGCTATCAAGGGCAAGCTTCAGGAGCTCGGTGCCTATATCG ATGAGGAGCTTCCTGACTACATCATGGTGATGGTGGCGAACAAGAAAACCTCTCAACAGATGGCTGACGACCTCTCCCTTTTCCTTGGAAACAACACTATCAAGTTTACAGCCTG GCTGCAGGGCGTCCTGGAGAAGTTAAGATCTGTTGCAGTTG AGCCTGCATCTCTCAGACACCAGCTGCAGTCTGACAGTAGTACTGTGATGGGGAAGACTCCATCGTCAGTCAGTGAAGACAGCAGAGAAGAGTCAAAGGTGTTGACAGTGTCCAGCTCACGCTCTGATAGGACTGAAGCACGTGTGTCTAGTTCCGCTCATGAAAGCAG GAGGGGGCCTATAGAGAAGAGTTCCTCTCGCCTTACCTCCACAGTTAAGCCCCTCATGGAGCCACTCCCCTCAGAGGCCATTATCGACATCAAACCAGAGATGGACGACGACCTCATCGCTGAGGACCCTGTAGAAATCAGCACCAACCCGGGACGATCGCGCGGGGCAGCTAGTAGACCAACAGCTGAAATCTACAGACCGTGTCAGAGCAGGTTTACATCGGTAAGCTCTGCAGACACGTGTCAGCCCACAGAAGGATCTTCTCACACCAGGCAACAGgacagcagaagcagcagaacCTCTAGAAGTGGATCCAGTAAG GAGGAGTTTTCACGTAAACGTAAAGCACCAGTTGCGAGTTCAGTGGTGCGAGTGAACCGGGCGGCAGATGAGGACAGTGATGACGTTGAGGAGGACGATACAAGCTATGGAGGAAGAGGCCTGTCCAGCAGAGTGTCGCTTCCCTCCAAACCAGAACGCAA aCCTTCTCTCCCACCAGCCAAGCAAGCTAACAGGAATCTGATACTGAAGGCCATCTCTGAGGCCCAGGACTCAATCACCAAAACTACAGCCTACCCGACAA TACCACAGAGGCAGACTGTTCCTGTTGCGCCTCGTACTCGCTTAGCCAGCAATGAGGAGATGACTGCAGCCATCCAGCTGGTCCAAGAACACCTCCACAGCCTGGCCCCCAGGGTGCGGACCTACACCTCTGCAGAGATACCTCCATCCAGATCTCTTG CTCCAGCCAGATCTTTAGCTTCACGTCTTCAGTTGGACTTAGCAGAGAGCAATGATGGACGAGAACAGAGCGACTACG GTGTGGAGGTTGCTGCGAACAACGAGTCAAAGACATTCGATACCCGCTCCTTCATAATGAGTCGGCCACAACTGGAAGAACCTCAAATCAGAAGCCAGCAGCGTCTTCAAGCCAAAGAGGAAGTCCTGCCTGCTTTACCACGCACCATCCAGGCCAG TAAGGAGAGAGTCGACTCTGGCAGCCCCAAGTTCATCGTGACATTAGACGGGGTACCGAGCCCGCTGGGGAACTTTGCAGAATGTGACATGGAGCTGGATGACGTGAGACCACCCACAAAGGTCACTGAGGCAACTGTTCATGTCAACAGGGAGTCTAAAGTTAGCGTCCTTCACAGACTACAAGGCGGAGTTACATCACTAGAAG AGGATGTGATGGATGTAGACATGGCAGAGGATGATGGCGCCCCGTTGAAGAAACAGAAAGTGATGGAGCGCTGCAAGTTCTGGCCAGTGTGTAAGAGTGGAGATGAGTGTCTGTACCATCACCCGACGACACAGTGCAA GACTTTTCCCAGCTGCAAGTTTGGGGATAAATGCCTTTTCGTCCATCCCAACTGTAAATATGACGCCAGGTGTACCAAACCAGAGTGTCCCTTCACTCATGTCAGCCGCAGAGGCCCAGCGGCTCCTCCGCCCCGGCCAG cagcGCAACCAATGCAAACCACTAGTGTGTGTCGCTTCTTCCCGGCGTGTAAGAAGATGGATTGTCCGTTTTATCATCCAAAG CCTTGTCGCTTTGCGGGCCTCTGTAAACGAGCTGGATGCACCTTTTACCACCCAAACACAGCTGTGCCTCCGAGACACGCTCTGAAATGGACAAAGACAAATAGCAG CTAA